A single region of the Cereibacter sphaeroides 2.4.1 genome encodes:
- a CDS encoding NADP-dependent oxidoreductase, protein MLTVLINAYGANDVVEVAEVERPSPQAGEVLIKVSAAGVNPIDWKIRDGAGERMGLTLPIHLGGEFVGAIEDIGPGVAGFERGEIVFGMVRTGAFSQYVAVNAADIVRKPGNLDITQAAALPLAGTTAWQAMFDEAGLRAGQRLLITGASGGVGSLAVQLAKAKGAHVTAMTSARNAEFVRALGADEVVDYTARPFEEIVHDMDVVLDTVGGDTFQRALTTLRKGGIMVTIVAFPDGEEAKAHGVRVKRAFTAANAGSIRAITALVEAGKVTPHVEKTFPFVDVKAALALSAAGRVRGKIVLTIE, encoded by the coding sequence ATGCTCACGGTCCTCATCAACGCCTATGGCGCCAACGACGTGGTGGAGGTGGCGGAGGTGGAACGTCCCTCCCCTCAGGCCGGCGAGGTGCTGATCAAGGTCAGCGCCGCGGGGGTCAACCCGATCGACTGGAAGATCCGGGACGGAGCGGGGGAACGGATGGGGCTGACGCTTCCGATCCATCTGGGCGGCGAGTTCGTCGGCGCGATCGAGGACATCGGCCCAGGCGTCGCGGGCTTCGAGCGCGGGGAGATCGTCTTCGGCATGGTCAGGACCGGCGCCTTCTCGCAATATGTCGCGGTCAATGCGGCCGATATCGTGCGCAAGCCCGGAAATCTCGACATCACGCAGGCGGCGGCGCTGCCGCTCGCGGGCACGACGGCTTGGCAGGCCATGTTCGATGAAGCGGGGCTCCGCGCCGGTCAACGCCTGCTGATCACCGGCGCGTCCGGTGGCGTCGGCTCGCTTGCCGTTCAACTGGCCAAAGCCAAGGGCGCGCATGTCACAGCCATGACCTCGGCGCGCAACGCGGAGTTCGTTCGCGCCCTCGGCGCCGATGAGGTGGTCGACTATACTGCGAGGCCGTTCGAGGAGATCGTCCATGACATGGATGTGGTGCTCGACACCGTCGGAGGCGACACGTTCCAGCGAGCCCTCACGACGTTGAGAAAGGGCGGGATTATGGTCACGATTGTGGCCTTCCCCGACGGAGAGGAAGCCAAAGCCCACGGAGTGCGCGTCAAGCGGGCTTTCACGGCGGCGAATGCCGGCAGCATCCGGGCAATTACGGCGCTCGTCGAGGCAGGCAAAGTTACACCCCACGTCGAGAAGACCTTCCCCTTTGTCGACGTCAAGGCGGCGCTCGCCTTGTCCGCAGCGGGCCGTGTGCGCGGCAAGATCGTCTTGACGATCGAGTGA
- a CDS encoding AraC family transcriptional regulator: MTRPFTLTRLRKPRGESLPDHSHGAAQLTFAASGMVQVRTEDGVWLVPPQLAAWIPPGAPHRLDILTDADLWMIFWEPSAMACWMPGTFPARAFVSRVSPLLRSLLDAATAADPASERVELMVRLILHELTATEEAPTFLPRPTSAEARRVADLALADRRNELDLDTLARRAATSVRTASRRFPEETGMTLKAWRQRARILWAMTQLGQGQPIARVARDAGFASTAAFSHAFRQVTTVTPSAFLSPP; this comes from the coding sequence ATGACGCGGCCCTTCACCTTGACGCGCCTGCGTAAGCCGCGCGGAGAGAGCCTGCCGGACCATTCCCACGGCGCGGCCCAGCTGACCTTCGCCGCCTCCGGCATGGTGCAGGTCCGCACGGAGGACGGCGTCTGGCTGGTTCCGCCCCAGCTGGCGGCCTGGATCCCGCCGGGTGCACCGCATCGTCTGGACATCCTGACAGATGCCGATCTGTGGATGATCTTCTGGGAGCCGTCGGCAATGGCCTGCTGGATGCCCGGGACCTTCCCCGCCCGCGCCTTCGTCTCGCGCGTGTCGCCGCTGCTGCGCTCGCTTCTGGATGCGGCCACGGCGGCCGATCCGGCATCGGAGAGGGTGGAGCTCATGGTCAGGCTGATCCTTCACGAATTGACAGCGACCGAGGAGGCGCCCACCTTCCTTCCGCGGCCGACGAGCGCGGAGGCTCGGCGCGTGGCGGATCTCGCGCTCGCTGACCGCCGTAACGAGCTGGACCTCGACACCCTTGCGCGCCGCGCGGCGACCTCTGTCCGCACGGCCAGCCGGCGGTTTCCGGAGGAGACCGGGATGACGCTGAAGGCCTGGCGCCAGCGCGCGCGCATCCTGTGGGCGATGACGCAACTCGGACAGGGCCAGCCCATCGCCCGGGTGGCCCGCGACGCGGGCTTCGCCAGCACGGCCGCCTTCTCTCATGCCTTCAGGCAGGTCACGACCGTCACGCCAAGCGCATTCCTCTCCCCGCCCTGA
- a CDS encoding ester cyclase — protein MTKTEITEAHRAYIACLNRQDWERIHEHVADRVTYNGAVIGVHGYRKMLVEDFRAIPDLAFNIALLVCDPPVIASRLIFDCTPKDVLFGLPVNGKRVRFEENVFYQYQQGKIAAVWSIIDKAAVAAQL, from the coding sequence ATGACGAAAACCGAGATCACCGAAGCCCACCGCGCCTATATCGCCTGCCTGAACCGTCAGGACTGGGAGAGGATTCACGAGCATGTGGCCGACCGGGTGACATATAATGGGGCCGTCATCGGGGTGCACGGCTACAGGAAGATGCTCGTCGAGGATTTTCGCGCGATCCCCGATCTTGCCTTCAACATCGCCCTGCTGGTCTGCGACCCTCCGGTCATCGCCAGCCGGCTGATCTTCGACTGCACGCCGAAAGACGTGCTCTTCGGATTGCCCGTGAATGGGAAACGTGTGCGGTTCGAGGAGAACGTCTTCTACCAATATCAGCAAGGGAAGATTGCGGCCGTCTGGTCGATCATCGACAAGGCGGCCGTGGCTGCACAACTCTGA
- a CDS encoding RecQ family ATP-dependent DNA helicase, producing MAAVRFGDGPAVVAPKANIRQGLDRLEQALGKATHVVGHNILRHDIEHLLAARPQLLEKMAAPIDTLWLNPLAFPRNPYHHLVKHYHDGRLQAGHVNDPELDARLVFEVLENQIAALSEIGGRSPETLIAYHYLATRMDRAEGFDAVFSEIRRARQPDRAEAFAAIRGLLAGKACGARVEPALEALSDPRAGWPMAYALAWISVAGGDSVMPPWVRAAFPQAALIVRDLRDTNCGDPACGWCAEMNDPVGALRKWFGFDGFRPQPADAHGRPLQQVIVAEAMAHQNVLGILPTGTGKSVCYQVPALSLFDKTGALTVVISPLVALMADQVQGMERAGISSAVTVNGMLSMPERQDALDRVRLGQAAILLISPEQLRSVSVRAVLAQREVGLWVLDEAHCVSKWGHDFRPDYRYIGRFIREFSGDATPAPVLCLTATAKPEVVRDITEHFRGRLGVELGLFDGGATRTNLTFSVLATTKESKLGDIMTTISGHLPADERSGAVIYCATRAETERIAEFLKRQGIAAEHFHAGLTPDDKQTVQERFRVGDLRVIAATNAFGMGIDKPDIRLVLHADIPGSLENYLQEAGRAGRDRQPADCVLLYHSDDVERQFTLTARSRLERHEIGAILKALRRIDEHTRNSGKVVASAGEIVREEKDRAFVRDSATDDTRVKTAVSWLEEATLVSREENRVQVFPSSLLVRTLAEAEARLAGAGITQTRRRQLLGIVRHVINTPPDQGISTDELTGISGLTHRALGKAMADLEALGIARNDLALTVSVHVGIENQSRQRLTRAVRLEEALIARMRELAPEADVGQGAPLDLAAASQVLRGEGHEEASPHILDRLLRSIERDGRDSDGGRGNIRLRKLSSKTLEVILQRSWRVVGQTASVRWGAAEKLLEVLIGKVPTGTRGKDIQVETTAGELLAALSGDAIAAAGVKDRTKLMERALLWLHEQQVMTLGKGLTVFRSAMTIHLKPGHAGFTKKDFLPLEDHYREQTLQTHVMAAYAEKGLERIEEAVRLSEDYFALDQESFLRRWMPGRGVELRRQTTGKAWKQIVEDLGNPVQQEIVADDREETNVLVLAGPGSGKTRVLVHRIAYLLRVKREDPRGILVLSYNRHAAAEIRARLRHLVGEDAARVTVSTCHALAMRLVGASFTGGTAEQHDFQDVLREAVRQINGEGLSRTEAEAQREALIQGYRWILVDEYQDIGREEYDLIAAVAGRSLEDPDQRLSLFAVGDDDQNIYAFNGASVSYIRRFEEDYRARPKFLTENYRSTRHIVEAANQVIEPARGRMKARHPITVDKMRSLYPGGGAMARHDPVGQGRVQFLDVAADDTAQAMAAVEELVRIARLDPDFSWARCAIISRDWRRLGPVRAYAEKLGLPVEMANEKLPSLWRLREMQRFVASLNRRPAAMLTIPDMLELLNEQRSNRWIDLIAEGIADLARELGRKTMPVPDTIEWVAEWAQDIRSAQRGLLLLTAHRSKGLEFDHVVILNGGWKTLSQGEDGEAPRRLFYVAMTRARRSLAVVTHGLHPFVEADSDCEMLRRVEMPRRLDLPQPDHYQVPDMGVVDLSYAGRLPETSPTLAAIAAAQVEDPVTIERREGKWLILDRRRRVLGRMAGGWAPPEGTDLVSGKVGAIVRWRRSDNEERFQSYLKREEWETILPEFVFRKTAPARTV from the coding sequence ATGGCGGCGGTGCGGTTCGGGGATGGGCCGGCCGTCGTTGCGCCGAAGGCAAACATCCGGCAGGGACTGGATCGGCTCGAACAGGCGCTCGGCAAGGCCACGCATGTCGTAGGCCACAATATCCTGCGCCACGATATCGAGCATCTGCTGGCGGCGCGGCCGCAACTCCTCGAGAAGATGGCCGCGCCGATCGACACGCTCTGGCTCAATCCGCTGGCCTTTCCGCGCAACCCCTACCACCATCTCGTGAAGCATTATCACGACGGGCGGCTGCAGGCGGGGCATGTCAACGATCCCGAGCTCGATGCGCGTCTGGTATTCGAGGTGCTGGAAAACCAGATCGCCGCGCTGAGCGAGATCGGCGGGCGCTCGCCGGAAACCCTGATCGCCTATCACTATCTGGCCACCCGGATGGACCGGGCCGAGGGGTTCGACGCGGTCTTCTCCGAGATCCGCAGGGCACGGCAGCCCGATCGCGCCGAGGCGTTCGCGGCGATCCGGGGGCTGCTTGCCGGCAAGGCCTGCGGCGCACGGGTGGAGCCGGCGCTCGAGGCGCTGTCGGACCCGCGCGCGGGCTGGCCCATGGCCTATGCGCTGGCCTGGATCTCGGTTGCGGGCGGAGACTCGGTGATGCCGCCGTGGGTGCGCGCCGCCTTTCCGCAGGCAGCGCTGATCGTGCGCGATCTCAGGGATACCAACTGCGGCGACCCGGCCTGCGGCTGGTGCGCCGAGATGAACGACCCTGTGGGGGCTCTGCGGAAGTGGTTCGGGTTCGACGGCTTCCGTCCGCAGCCCGCGGACGCGCACGGCCGGCCGCTTCAGCAGGTCATCGTGGCCGAGGCGATGGCGCACCAGAATGTCCTCGGCATCCTGCCCACGGGCACGGGCAAGTCGGTGTGTTATCAGGTTCCGGCGCTGAGCCTGTTCGACAAGACCGGGGCGCTGACGGTGGTGATCTCGCCGCTCGTGGCGCTGATGGCCGATCAGGTGCAGGGGATGGAGCGGGCGGGGATCTCGTCGGCGGTGACCGTCAACGGCATGCTCTCGATGCCCGAACGGCAGGACGCGCTGGATCGGGTGCGTCTCGGCCAGGCGGCGATCCTGCTGATTTCGCCCGAGCAGCTGCGCAGCGTCTCGGTCCGCGCCGTTCTGGCGCAGCGCGAGGTCGGGCTCTGGGTGCTGGACGAGGCGCATTGCGTCTCGAAATGGGGCCACGATTTCCGGCCCGACTACCGCTACATCGGGCGCTTCATCCGCGAGTTCTCGGGCGATGCGACGCCCGCGCCGGTGCTCTGCCTGACGGCCACGGCGAAGCCCGAGGTGGTGCGCGACATCACCGAGCATTTCCGCGGGCGTCTGGGGGTCGAGCTCGGGCTCTTCGACGGCGGGGCCACGCGGACGAACCTGACCTTCTCCGTGCTGGCCACGACGAAGGAAAGCAAGCTCGGCGACATCATGACGACGATCTCCGGCCATCTGCCGGCGGACGAGCGATCTGGCGCCGTCATCTACTGCGCAACCCGGGCAGAGACCGAACGCATCGCCGAGTTCCTGAAGCGTCAGGGGATTGCGGCCGAGCATTTCCACGCAGGCCTGACGCCCGACGACAAGCAGACGGTGCAGGAGCGTTTCCGCGTGGGCGATCTGCGGGTGATCGCGGCCACCAACGCCTTCGGCATGGGCATCGACAAGCCCGACATCCGGCTGGTGCTGCACGCCGACATTCCGGGCTCGCTCGAGAACTACCTGCAGGAGGCGGGCCGGGCCGGGCGAGACCGACAGCCCGCCGACTGCGTGCTGCTCTATCATTCCGACGATGTGGAGCGACAGTTCACCCTGACGGCGCGCTCGCGTCTCGAACGGCACGAGATCGGCGCCATCCTCAAGGCGCTGCGCCGCATCGACGAACACACCCGCAACAGCGGCAAGGTGGTGGCGAGCGCGGGCGAGATCGTGCGCGAGGAGAAGGACCGCGCCTTCGTGCGAGACAGCGCGACGGACGACACACGGGTCAAGACGGCGGTCTCGTGGCTGGAGGAAGCGACCCTCGTCTCGCGCGAGGAAAACCGGGTGCAGGTGTTTCCGTCGTCGCTTCTCGTTCGGACGCTCGCCGAGGCAGAGGCCCGGCTGGCGGGAGCCGGGATCACCCAAACGCGTCGCAGGCAGCTTCTCGGCATCGTGCGCCACGTCATTAACACGCCGCCCGATCAGGGCATTTCGACGGACGAGCTGACAGGCATCAGCGGGCTCACGCATCGAGCGCTCGGGAAGGCCATGGCCGATCTCGAAGCCCTTGGGATCGCGCGCAACGACCTCGCCCTCACGGTCTCCGTGCATGTGGGCATCGAGAACCAGTCGCGCCAGCGGCTGACGCGGGCGGTGCGGCTGGAAGAGGCGCTGATCGCGCGGATGCGCGAGCTTGCGCCCGAGGCCGATGTGGGCCAGGGCGCGCCGCTCGATCTGGCGGCCGCGAGCCAGGTTCTGCGGGGCGAAGGACACGAGGAGGCAAGCCCGCACATCCTCGACCGCCTTCTGCGCAGCATCGAGCGGGACGGGCGCGACAGCGACGGCGGGCGCGGCAACATCCGCCTGCGCAAACTTTCCAGCAAGACGCTGGAGGTGATCCTGCAACGCTCGTGGCGGGTGGTGGGCCAGACGGCCTCGGTGCGATGGGGGGCGGCCGAGAAACTGCTCGAAGTTCTGATCGGCAAGGTGCCCACCGGCACGAGGGGCAAGGACATTCAGGTCGAGACCACGGCGGGCGAGCTGCTGGCGGCGCTGAGCGGGGATGCGATCGCGGCGGCCGGCGTGAAGGACAGGACGAAGCTCATGGAGCGCGCGCTCCTCTGGCTGCACGAGCAGCAGGTGATGACGCTGGGCAAGGGACTGACGGTGTTCCGCTCGGCCATGACCATCCATCTCAAACCGGGACATGCGGGCTTCACCAAGAAGGATTTCCTGCCGCTGGAAGACCATTACCGCGAGCAGACCCTTCAGACCCATGTGATGGCCGCCTATGCCGAGAAGGGGCTGGAGCGGATCGAGGAAGCCGTGCGGCTCTCCGAAGATTATTTCGCGCTGGATCAGGAGAGCTTCCTGCGCCGCTGGATGCCCGGCCGCGGGGTCGAGCTCCGCCGCCAGACCACGGGCAAGGCGTGGAAGCAGATCGTCGAGGATCTGGGCAACCCGGTGCAGCAGGAGATCGTCGCCGACGACCGCGAGGAGACGAACGTGCTGGTGCTGGCCGGCCCCGGCTCGGGCAAGACGCGGGTGCTGGTCCATCGCATCGCCTATCTGCTGCGGGTGAAACGCGAGGACCCGAGAGGTATCCTCGTTCTCAGCTACAACCGCCATGCCGCCGCCGAAATCCGGGCCCGGCTGCGCCATCTGGTGGGCGAGGACGCCGCGCGCGTGACCGTCTCGACCTGTCACGCGCTCGCGATGCGGCTGGTGGGCGCGAGTTTCACCGGCGGCACCGCCGAGCAGCACGACTTTCAGGACGTGCTGCGCGAGGCGGTGCGCCAGATCAATGGCGAGGGGTTGAGCCGCACCGAGGCCGAGGCCCAGCGCGAGGCGCTCATTCAGGGCTATCGCTGGATCCTCGTCGACGAATATCAGGACATCGGGCGCGAGGAATACGATCTCATCGCAGCGGTGGCCGGGCGCTCGCTCGAGGATCCCGACCAGCGGCTGAGCCTCTTTGCCGTGGGGGATGACGACCAGAACATCTACGCCTTCAATGGCGCCTCGGTCTCCTACATCCGCCGTTTCGAGGAGGATTACCGCGCGAGGCCCAAGTTCCTGACCGAGAATTACCGGTCGACCCGCCATATCGTGGAGGCGGCGAACCAGGTCATCGAACCGGCCCGGGGGCGGATGAAGGCCCGCCATCCGATCACCGTGGACAAGATGCGCAGCCTCTATCCGGGGGGCGGCGCGATGGCGCGCCACGATCCGGTCGGTCAGGGACGGGTGCAGTTTCTGGATGTCGCTGCCGATGACACGGCGCAGGCGATGGCGGCGGTCGAGGAACTGGTGCGGATCGCGCGGCTCGATCCCGATTTCTCCTGGGCGCGCTGCGCGATCATCTCGCGCGACTGGCGCAGGCTCGGCCCGGTGCGGGCCTACGCCGAAAAGCTCGGCCTGCCGGTCGAGATGGCGAATGAGAAGCTGCCCAGCCTCTGGCGCCTGCGCGAGATGCAGCGCTTCGTGGCGAGCCTGAACCGGCGGCCGGCGGCGATGCTCACCATCCCGGACATGCTCGAGCTGCTCAACGAACAGCGGTCGAACCGCTGGATCGATCTGATCGCCGAGGGCATCGCGGATCTCGCGCGCGAGCTGGGCCGGAAGACGATGCCGGTGCCCGACACGATCGAATGGGTGGCGGAATGGGCGCAGGATATCCGCAGCGCCCAGCGGGGGCTCCTGCTGCTGACCGCCCACCGCTCGAAGGGGCTCGAGTTCGACCATGTGGTGATCCTGAACGGCGGCTGGAAGACGCTGTCGCAGGGCGAGGACGGCGAGGCGCCCCGCCGCCTGTTCTATGTCGCCATGACCCGCGCACGCCGCAGCCTCGCAGTGGTCACCCACGGGCTCCATCCCTTCGTCGAGGCGGACAGCGATTGCGAGATGCTGCGCAGGGTCGAGATGCCCCGCAGGCTCGATCTGCCGCAGCCGGATCACTATCAGGTTCCCGACATGGGCGTGGTCGACCTGTCCTATGCGGGCCGGCTGCCGGAGACGAGCCCCACGCTGGCCGCCATCGCCGCGGCTCAGGTCGAGGATCCCGTAACGATCGAGCGGCGCGAGGGGAAATGGCTGATCCTCGACCGACGTCGCCGTGTCCTCGGGCGCATGGCCGGTGGCTGGGCACCGCCCGAGGGGACCGATCTCGTGTCGGGCAAGGTGGGCGCCATCGTGCGCTGGCGCCGGTCGGACAATGAGGAGCGCTTCCAGAGCTACCTCAAACGCGAGGAATGGGAGACGATCCTGCCCGAATTCGTGTTCCGGAAGACCGCGCCCGCGCGCACCGTCTGA
- a CDS encoding DNA gyrase inhibitor YacG: MTCPICGRPAEARYRPFCSRRCADVDLGHWLKGNYRIPALGDEEETPDDRRPDDPEAPRH, translated from the coding sequence GTGACCTGCCCGATCTGTGGCCGCCCCGCCGAGGCGCGCTATCGCCCCTTCTGCTCGCGCCGCTGTGCCGACGTGGATCTCGGCCACTGGCTGAAGGGCAACTACCGGATCCCGGCTCTGGGCGACGAGGAGGAGACCCCGGACGACCGCCGCCCGGACGATCCCGAAGCGCCCCGGCACTGA
- a CDS encoding ribonuclease E/G — MKGRVICLDSRGGREAAALIVDGRLEDLLIDPPEDRPAPEAIFRAIVDRPVKGQGGVFVRLPKGGTGFLRQVSGLAPGQRLLVQVSGVAEPGKAVPVTARLLFKSRLCILTPGAPGLNISRRIRDEALREELSAIAAEAMTGAADDLGLILRSACETAPDSEIAAEIVETRALAEAVLADVAGEPELLVDAPGAHQLAWRDWSDPSPDEIDETEGAFERHGVAEACEALLSAQVPLGGGAHMAVEPTRALVAVDVNTGSDTSPAAALKANVAAARELPRQLRLRGLGGQVVIDFAPMPKRDRVALEQVLRAAFRGESAETSLAGWTPLGLYELVRKRDRIPLTELLT, encoded by the coding sequence ATGAAGGGCCGGGTGATCTGTCTCGACAGCCGCGGCGGCCGCGAGGCGGCGGCGCTGATCGTCGACGGCCGCCTCGAGGATCTGCTCATCGACCCGCCCGAGGACCGTCCGGCACCCGAGGCGATCTTCCGGGCGATCGTCGACCGGCCGGTGAAGGGGCAGGGCGGCGTCTTCGTCCGCCTCCCCAAGGGCGGCACGGGCTTCCTGCGGCAGGTCTCGGGCCTGGCCCCGGGCCAGCGTCTTCTGGTGCAGGTCTCGGGCGTGGCCGAGCCCGGCAAGGCCGTGCCGGTGACCGCGCGGCTCCTCTTCAAGAGCCGCCTCTGCATCCTCACGCCCGGCGCGCCGGGCCTGAACATCTCGCGCCGCATCCGCGACGAGGCGCTGCGCGAGGAACTCTCCGCGATCGCAGCCGAGGCGATGACCGGCGCGGCCGATGATCTGGGCCTCATCCTGCGGTCGGCCTGCGAGACCGCTCCCGACTCCGAGATCGCCGCCGAGATCGTCGAGACCCGGGCCCTCGCCGAGGCGGTGCTGGCCGATGTCGCGGGCGAGCCCGAACTTCTGGTCGATGCGCCCGGCGCCCATCAGCTCGCCTGGCGCGACTGGTCGGATCCGTCTCCGGACGAGATCGACGAGACCGAGGGCGCCTTCGAGCGTCATGGCGTGGCCGAGGCCTGCGAGGCGCTCCTGTCCGCGCAGGTTCCGCTCGGCGGCGGGGCGCATATGGCGGTCGAGCCGACGCGGGCGCTGGTTGCGGTCGATGTGAACACCGGCTCCGACACCTCCCCCGCTGCGGCGCTGAAGGCCAATGTCGCGGCCGCGCGCGAGTTGCCGCGCCAGCTCCGGCTGCGCGGGCTGGGCGGGCAGGTGGTGATCGACTTCGCCCCCATGCCCAAGCGCGACCGTGTGGCGCTCGAGCAGGTGCTGCGCGCCGCCTTCCGCGGCGAGTCGGCCGAGACCAGCCTCGCCGGCTGGACCCCGCTCGGCCTCTACGAACTCGTGCGCAAGCGCGACCGGATCCCGCTGACGGAGCTTCTGACGTGA
- a CDS encoding Maf family protein: protein MTLILGSASPRRRELLAQLGVTPDAILPPDIDEEPRRGELPRPYCARLAAEKAAAVAAGPEDVVLCADTTVALGRRILGKPADAGEAARFLVALGGRRHEVITAVAVRRGDRLWQREVVSQVKMKRLSDLELNAYLASGEWEGKAGGYAIQGLASAFIPWISGSFTGIVGLPLAETATLLAAAGVPLYRAAA, encoded by the coding sequence GTGACGCTGATTCTCGGATCGGCCAGCCCGCGTCGCCGCGAATTGCTGGCCCAGCTCGGGGTGACCCCCGACGCCATCCTGCCCCCCGACATCGACGAGGAGCCGCGCCGGGGCGAACTGCCTCGGCCCTATTGCGCCCGTCTCGCGGCCGAAAAGGCGGCGGCGGTCGCGGCGGGGCCCGAGGATGTGGTGCTCTGCGCCGACACGACGGTGGCGCTCGGCCGTCGCATTCTCGGCAAGCCTGCCGATGCGGGCGAGGCCGCGCGCTTTCTCGTGGCCCTGGGCGGCCGGCGGCATGAGGTCATCACCGCGGTGGCCGTCCGCCGCGGAGACCGGCTTTGGCAGCGCGAGGTGGTGAGTCAGGTGAAGATGAAGCGTCTGTCGGATCTGGAACTGAACGCCTATCTCGCCAGCGGCGAGTGGGAGGGCAAGGCCGGCGGCTATGCCATCCAGGGCCTCGCCTCGGCCTTCATCCCCTGGATCTCGGGCTCCTTCACCGGCATCGTGGGCCTGCCCCTGGCCGAGACCGCCACGCTGCTGGCGGCGGCGGGCGTCCCCCTCTACCGGGCCGCGGCATGA
- the infA gene encoding translation initiation factor IF-1 produces MAKEDTLEFPGVVKELLPNATFRVELDNGHELIAVMAGKMRKNRIRVLAGDKVQVEMTPYDLSKGRINYRFK; encoded by the coding sequence ATGGCCAAGGAAGATACGCTCGAATTTCCCGGTGTCGTGAAGGAACTCCTGCCAAACGCGACATTCAGGGTCGAGCTGGATAACGGCCATGAGCTGATCGCGGTAATGGCAGGAAAGATGCGCAAGAACCGCATCCGTGTCCTTGCCGGCGACAAGGTGCAGGTTGAGATGACCCCCTACGACCTGTCGAAGGGCCGCATCAACTACCGCTTCAAGTAA
- a CDS encoding carbon-nitrogen hydrolase family protein, translating into MKIAAAAYPLDWFDSFAEVEAKLTDWVSRAAGQGADLLVFPEYGAMELASLGGRAVAADLEAALHEVARHGPAVGALLTRLAAAHGVHILGPSAPVFEGPRPVNRAVLYGPAGVIGHQDKLIMTRFEREIWDVVPGSEARVFETALGRIGIVICYDSEFPLLARAMVEQGAEILLAPSCTDSLAGFTRVRVGAMARALENQCVVVHAPTVGLCDFCPAVDENVGRAAIYGPPDHGWPATGILVETDLDVPGWAIAEVDMAAVALVRREGGVLNHAHWPEQAERLAGGVSLG; encoded by the coding sequence ATGAAGATCGCCGCCGCCGCCTATCCGCTCGACTGGTTCGACAGCTTCGCCGAGGTCGAGGCCAAGCTGACGGACTGGGTGTCCCGCGCCGCGGGGCAGGGGGCCGATCTGCTGGTCTTTCCCGAATACGGTGCGATGGAACTTGCGAGCCTCGGCGGCCGGGCCGTCGCGGCCGATCTCGAGGCGGCCCTGCACGAGGTGGCGCGGCATGGTCCGGCGGTGGGGGCGCTTCTGACCCGGCTCGCCGCGGCGCATGGGGTGCATATCCTCGGGCCTTCGGCGCCGGTGTTCGAGGGCCCGCGGCCGGTGAACCGCGCCGTTCTCTACGGGCCCGCAGGCGTGATCGGCCATCAGGACAAGCTCATCATGACGCGCTTCGAGCGCGAAATCTGGGACGTGGTGCCGGGATCGGAGGCGCGGGTCTTCGAGACCGCGCTCGGGCGGATCGGCATCGTGATCTGCTACGACAGCGAATTTCCCCTGCTCGCGCGGGCGATGGTCGAACAGGGCGCCGAGATCCTGCTCGCCCCCTCCTGCACCGACAGTCTTGCGGGCTTCACCCGGGTGCGGGTGGGGGCGATGGCGCGGGCGCTCGAGAATCAGTGCGTGGTGGTGCATGCGCCCACTGTGGGCCTCTGCGACTTCTGCCCGGCGGTCGATGAGAATGTGGGCCGCGCCGCGATCTACGGCCCGCCCGATCACGGCTGGCCCGCCACGGGCATCCTCGTCGAGACCGATCTCGATGTGCCGGGCTGGGCCATCGCCGAGGTCGATATGGCCGCCGTGGCCCTCGTCCGGCGCGAGGGCGGGGTCTTGAACCACGCCCACTGGCCCGAGCAGGCGGAGCGGCTGGCTGGGGGCGTGAGTCTCGGATGA
- a CDS encoding GNAT family acetyltransferase gives MSLEARVLTGAALEARLDEVARLRIAVFRDWPYLYEGSMDYERSYLSTYRTSPGAILVGAFDGDRLVGASTGTPMEDHAEDFAAAFARTGLPLDEIFYCAESVLLPDYRGHGMGHRFFDLREAHARALGRRHSAFCSVIRPEDHPLRPAAARSNEPFWRKRGYAPLPGVVAHYGWTDVGEERETQKPLQFWIRDL, from the coding sequence ATGAGCCTCGAGGCGCGCGTCCTGACGGGCGCGGCGCTCGAGGCCCGGCTCGACGAGGTGGCGCGCCTGCGGATCGCGGTCTTCCGCGACTGGCCCTACCTCTACGAGGGCTCGATGGACTATGAGCGGAGCTACCTGTCCACCTACCGCACGAGCCCCGGCGCGATCCTCGTCGGCGCCTTCGACGGCGACCGGCTGGTGGGGGCTTCGACCGGCACGCCGATGGAGGATCATGCCGAGGATTTCGCAGCGGCCTTTGCCCGAACCGGCCTGCCGCTTGATGAAATCTTCTACTGCGCCGAGTCGGTCCTGTTGCCGGACTATCGCGGGCACGGCATGGGGCACCGGTTCTTCGACCTGCGCGAGGCCCATGCCCGCGCGCTCGGGCGGCGTCATTCGGCCTTCTGCTCGGTGATCCGGCCCGAGGATCATCCGCTGCGCCCCGCCGCCGCCCGCAGCAACGAGCCCTTCTGGCGCAAGCGCGGCTATGCGCCTCTTCCGGGGGTGGTTGCCCACTATGGCTGGACCGACGTGGGCGAGGAGCGCGAGACGCAGAAGCCGCTCCAGTTCTGGATCCGCGACCTGTGA